In Nitrobacteraceae bacterium AZCC 1564, the following proteins share a genomic window:
- a CDS encoding NAD-dependent DNA ligase (product_source=COG0272; cath_funfam=3.30.1490.70; cog=COG0272; pfam=PF13747; superfamily=57997) has product MTDRSAKSFANSDPAANGPSDIELATRRLAAALDGLESAVERRREADNAHDEMAAQIQALGNDRSRLAHELDGTLVRSRALERTNREIAQRLDVAIDTIRSVIDSGEPA; this is encoded by the coding sequence ATGACCGATCGCAGTGCCAAGAGTTTCGCCAATTCTGATCCCGCAGCCAACGGGCCAAGCGACATAGAGCTCGCCACCCGGCGTCTTGCCGCCGCCCTTGATGGCCTCGAAAGCGCAGTTGAACGCCGTCGCGAGGCCGATAATGCGCATGATGAAATGGCAGCCCAAATTCAGGCGTTGGGCAACGACCGTTCGCGGCTCGCCCACGAACTCGATGGCACATTGGTTCGGTCCCGCGCGCTTGAACGTACCAACCGTGAAATCGCGCAGCGTCTTGATGTGGCAATCGACACCATTCGCTCGGTTATCGATTCCGGAGAACCGGCATGA
- a CDS encoding cell division protein ZapA (product_source=KO:K09888; cath_funfam=1.10.490.30; cog=COG3027; ko=KO:K09888; pfam=PF05164; superfamily=102829), with the protein MNHVNVTINGRQYRMACEQGQETRLLRLAESLESRISGLRSKFGEIGDQRLTVMAALMVADELVDAGQRIRSLEEELAALRDVRVVAAERARVTQTAVVNALNSASDRIEKMTRELNRPSHNGVAIG; encoded by the coding sequence ATGAACCACGTCAATGTCACCATCAACGGCCGACAGTATCGCATGGCCTGCGAGCAGGGTCAGGAAACACGGCTGTTGCGGCTCGCGGAAAGCCTGGAATCCCGTATTTCGGGTCTTCGCAGCAAGTTCGGCGAGATCGGCGATCAGCGTCTCACCGTCATGGCCGCGTTGATGGTTGCTGATGAACTGGTCGATGCCGGGCAGCGCATCCGTAGTCTCGAGGAAGAGCTGGCGGCGTTGCGCGATGTGCGGGTTGTCGCGGCCGAGCGCGCCCGGGTGACGCAGACTGCGGTGGTGAATGCATTGAATTCAGCATCGGATCGCATTGAAAAGATGACCCGGGAGCTCAATCGTCCGTCGCACAACGGCGTCGCGATCGGGTGA
- a CDS encoding 5-formyltetrahydrofolate cyclo-ligase (product_source=KO:K01934; cath_funfam=3.40.50.10420; cog=COG0212; ko=KO:K01934; pfam=PF01812; superfamily=100950; tigrfam=TIGR02727): MQDDSTQLKNELRRTVLARRDALSAQQRSHAAQVIAAMPLPVELPHGVIVAGYSPINSEFDPFPLMDALAGKGAVLALPVVIARDHALIFRAWEPNERLVRGQYGIFQPSSDAPEVDPDIVLVPLAAFDRVGHRIGYGRGYYDRTLQNLRALKKITVIGVAFAVQEIDIVPAFSHDEQLDCVLTEHELIDLRRL, encoded by the coding sequence ATGCAAGACGATTCCACTCAGCTGAAGAATGAATTGCGTCGAACGGTTCTCGCGCGTCGCGATGCCTTGAGTGCGCAACAGCGCAGTCATGCCGCGCAGGTGATTGCAGCAATGCCCTTGCCGGTCGAACTGCCTCACGGGGTGATTGTTGCTGGCTATTCACCGATCAACAGCGAATTCGATCCATTCCCTTTAATGGATGCTCTTGCAGGCAAGGGCGCGGTACTCGCTTTGCCGGTTGTGATCGCACGCGATCACGCGCTGATCTTTCGCGCATGGGAGCCGAACGAAAGGCTGGTGCGAGGACAATATGGAATCTTTCAGCCATCGTCTGATGCGCCGGAAGTCGATCCTGACATTGTGCTTGTGCCGCTCGCTGCATTCGATCGCGTGGGCCATCGCATCGGCTATGGCCGCGGATATTATGACCGCACGCTGCAGAATTTGCGTGCGCTCAAGAAGATCACCGTCATCGGCGTTGCTTTTGCAGTGCAGGAAATCGACATCGTCCCTGCGTTCTCGCACGACGAGCAGCTCGATTGTGTGCTAACCGAGCACGAGTTGATCGATCTGCGGAGGCTCTAG